From a single Rutidosis leptorrhynchoides isolate AG116_Rl617_1_P2 chromosome 5, CSIRO_AGI_Rlap_v1, whole genome shotgun sequence genomic region:
- the LOC139850466 gene encoding pectate lyase-like — translation MKHKKHNGPCVAHNSIDKCWRCDPKWADNRQKIAECVQGFGHNTRGGKGGRVYVVSSAADDDMVNPKPGTLRHAVLLPEPLWIIFSKHMNIKLRQELIFASHKTVDARGFHIHIYGGAGIMLQNIRNVIISNIHMYDITPAKGGLIRSSFNHVGVRGASDGDAICIFGSTDIWIDHCSFAGSYDGLLDVVARSTDITISNNHFVRHDKALLFGASDDTPDENMRVTLAFNHFGKGLTQRLPAVRWGFVHVINNDYTMWKSYAIGGAKGATIISQGNRFKAEHGAAKEVTHRNYAKPHEWCKWTWRSEGDLMLNGAFFVNSGNPHWAKQYKGYPLLKAEPAHRVHELTNLAGAALGCRVGFPC, via the exons ATGAAGCATAAGAAACACAATGGGCCATGTGTGGCGCACAACTCAATCGACAAATGTTGGCGTTGTGACCCCAAATGGGCGGACAACCGTCAAAAGATAGCCGAATGTGTTCAAGGGTTCGGTCACAACACCAGAGGTGGCAAAGGTGGCAGAGTCTACGTGGTCTCTAGCGCAGCCGATGATGACATGGTCAACCCTAAACCTGGCACCCTCCGCCATGCTGTCCTCCTACCCGAACCACTTTGGATCATTTTCAGCAAGCACATGAACATCAAACTACGCCAAGAGCTCATCTTCGCCAGTCATAAGACCGTTGACGCCCGTGGGTTCCATATCCATATCTACGGTGGGGCCGGGATCATGTTACAGAATATTAGAAATGTCATTATTTCTAATATTCATATGTATGATATTACACCAGCCAAGGGTGGTTTGATTAGATCGTCTTTTAATCATGTGGGAGTCAGAGGAGCAAGCGACGGTGATGCTATTTGCATATTCGGATCCACTGATATATGGATCGATCATTGCTCGTTTGCAGGCTCGTACGATGGTCTTCTTGATGTTGTTGCACGTTCGACCGATATTACCATCAGTAATAATCATTTCGTCAGACACGATAAG GCTTTGCTATTTGGTGCAAGCGACGATACACCAGATGAAAATATGAGAGTGACGTTAGCTTTCAACCATTTCGGAAAAGGACTAACACAGAGGTTACCAGCGGTGCGATGGGGGTTTGTACACGTCATCAACAATGACTACACAATGTGGAAAAGTTATGCGATAGGAGGAGCAAAAGGTGCGACCATTATTAGCCAAGGGAACCGATTTAAAGCTGAACATGGTGCAGCTAAGGAAGTAACTCACAGAAATTATGCTAAACCACATGAATGGTGTAAATGGACATGGAGATCAGAGGGAGATTTAATGTTGAATGGAGCGTTTTTTGTTAATTCGGGTAACCCACATTGGGCGAAACAATACAAAGGTTACCCGTTGTTAAAAGCTGAACCGGCTCATAGGGTACACGAGCTCACAAATTTAGCGGGTGCTGCCCTTGGATGCAGAGTAGGATTTCCATGTTAA
- the LOC139847028 gene encoding V-type proton ATPase subunit d2, with protein sequence MYGFEAMTFNIHGGYLEAIVRGHRSGLLTAADYNNLCQCETLDDIKMHLSATEYGPYLQNEPSPLHTTTIVEKCTLKLVDEYKHMLCQATEPLSTFLEYITYGHMIDNVVLIVTGTLHERDVQELLEKCHPLGMFDSIATLAVAQNMRELYRLVLVDTPLAPYFSECITSEDLDDMNIEIMRNTLYKAYLEDFYRFCQKLGGATAEIMSDLLAFEADRRAVNITINSIGTELTRDDRRKLYSSFGLLYPYGHEELAVCEDIDQVRGVMEKYPPYQPIFSKLSYGESQMLDKAFYEEEVKRLCLSFEQQFHFGVFFAYMRLREQEIRNLMWISECVAQNQKSRVHDSVVFIF encoded by the exons ATGTACGGATTCGAAGCTATGACGTTCAACATTCACGGAGGTTATCTGGAAGCGATCGTTAGGGGCCACAGATCTGGTTTATTGACCGCTGCTGATTACAACAATTTGTGCCAGTGTGAAACCCTAGATGACATTAAGATGCATCTATCTGCTACTGAATACGGTCCTTATCTTCAAAATG AGCCTTCCCCATTGCATACCACTACAATTGTAGAGAAATGCACCCTTAAGTTGGTTGATGAGTACAAGCACATGTTATGCCAAGCCACTGAACCTTTGTCAACCTTCTTAGAGTACATAAC ATATGGTCACATGATTGACAATGTTGTCCTGATTGTCACTGGAACCTTGCACGAGAGAGACGTCCAAGAACTGTTAGAGAAATGCCACCCTTTGGGAATGTTTGACAG TATTGCTACCTTGGCAGTTGCTCAGAATATGCGTGAGCTTTATAGACTTGTGCTAGTGGATACACCACTTGCTCCTTATTTCTCTGAGTGCATCACATCAGAG GATTTGGATGATATGAACATTGAGATAATGCGAAATACTCTTTACAAGGCATACCTTGAAGATTTCTATCGCTTTTGCCAA AAACTAGGTGGCGCAACTGCTGAAATCATGTCCGATCTTCTAGCATTTGAGGCTGACAGGAGAGCTGTTAATATCACCATAAACAG CATTGGAACAGAGCTCACTCGAGACGATCGTAGAAAGTTGTATTCTAGTTTTGGTTTACT TTACCCCTATGGTCATGAGGAACTTGCTGTTTGTGAGGATATCGATCAG GTTCGTGGTGTGATGGAGAAATACCCACCTTACCAGCCGATATTCTCGAAGTTGTCGTACGGAGAGAGTCAGATGCTCGATAAGGCATTTTATGAAGAGGAAGTGAAACGACTTTGCCTATCTTTTGAGCAGCAG TTCCACTTTGGTGTCTTCTTTGCATACATGCGATTGAGGGAGCAGGAGATTAGGAACTTGATGTGGATATCAGAGTGCGTTGCCCAGAACCAGAAATCTAGGGTTCACGACAgcgtcgtttttatattttaa